From Alienimonas californiensis, a single genomic window includes:
- a CDS encoding IS110 family RNA-guided transposase, producing the protein MIRYVGVDLHKHFAEACVIDRTGKVLERHRVECLRDELTEFARKTLKKTDQVALEATTNTWSVVDLLRPHVKQVVVGNPVKAKAIAEAKIKTDKVDAETLAQLLRCDYLPAVWQPDADTQMRRDLMTHRTALTSRRGRHANRVQAMLSRLMLRPPMKRLWTNAGVAWLESLELHPHDRMLLDSHLRQWRHAGEELERVDRLLVEIARADPRVRLLMTLPGVSHVVAVGLPAALGPIERFKDGSHAASYLGLAPSTRQSGNKRYHGRITKVGNPQARGLLTEACQHVARHPGPLGAFYQRLAKRKPRQAAIMALARKLVTVAHLMLKNDEPYRYAQPMLMARKFTKLERAYRPEESGKPRPARARAAHGLAAVYDEIDLPPTTGPDALAGGERKMLLNKGLMRYVEELYAPRTKKVADSVP; encoded by the coding sequence ATGATCAGATACGTGGGCGTCGACCTGCACAAGCACTTTGCGGAGGCGTGCGTGATCGACCGCACGGGCAAGGTGCTGGAACGACATCGGGTCGAGTGCCTCCGCGACGAGCTGACGGAGTTCGCCCGGAAGACGCTCAAGAAGACCGATCAGGTCGCGCTGGAGGCGACGACGAACACGTGGTCGGTGGTAGACCTGCTCCGCCCGCATGTGAAGCAGGTCGTCGTCGGGAACCCCGTAAAGGCCAAGGCGATCGCCGAGGCGAAGATCAAGACGGATAAGGTCGACGCCGAGACCCTCGCCCAACTGCTGCGGTGCGATTATCTGCCCGCGGTCTGGCAGCCGGACGCCGACACGCAAATGCGACGGGACCTGATGACCCACCGCACGGCGCTGACGTCGCGCCGGGGGCGGCACGCGAACCGGGTGCAGGCGATGCTCTCGCGCCTGATGTTGCGGCCGCCGATGAAGCGCCTGTGGACGAACGCCGGGGTGGCGTGGCTGGAGTCGCTGGAGCTCCACCCACACGACCGGATGCTGCTCGACAGCCACCTGCGGCAGTGGCGGCACGCCGGCGAGGAACTGGAGCGGGTCGACCGGCTCCTCGTCGAGATCGCCCGGGCGGATCCGCGGGTCCGCCTGCTGATGACGCTCCCGGGCGTCAGCCACGTCGTCGCCGTCGGACTGCCCGCCGCCCTCGGCCCGATCGAGCGGTTCAAGGACGGCAGCCACGCCGCCTCGTATCTGGGGTTGGCGCCTTCGACCCGGCAGTCGGGAAACAAGCGCTACCACGGCCGGATCACCAAGGTCGGCAACCCGCAGGCCCGGGGACTGCTGACGGAGGCGTGCCAGCACGTCGCCCGTCACCCCGGTCCGCTGGGGGCGTTCTACCAGCGGCTGGCGAAGCGGAAGCCGCGTCAGGCGGCGATCATGGCCTTGGCCCGGAAGCTCGTGACTGTCGCGCACCTGATGCTCAAGAACGACGAGCCGTACCGGTACGCTCAGCCGATGCTGATGGCGCGGAAGTTCACGAAGCTCGAACGGGCCTATCGCCCCGAGGAGTCAGGGAAGCCGCGGCCCGCCCGCGCCCGGGCCGCCCACGGACTGGCCGCGGTCTACGACGAGATCGACCTGCCGCCGACAACCGGGCCGGACGCCCTGGCGGGGGGCGAGCGAAAGATGCTCTTGAACAAGGGCCTCATGCGGTACGTCGAGGAGCTGTACGCCCCGCGGACGAAGAAGGTCGCTGATTCAGTCCCGTAG
- a CDS encoding DUF433 domain-containing protein, with protein sequence MSAPEVAGSAVIQVDPEILGGMPVFAGTRVPVDTLFVYLRKGYRVEDFCDHFPAVTAEQAGAVLEWTGRQLAAAA encoded by the coding sequence ATGTCCGCCCCCGAAGTCGCCGGTTCCGCTGTGATCCAGGTCGATCCCGAGATCCTCGGCGGCATGCCGGTGTTCGCGGGCACCCGGGTGCCGGTGGACACGCTGTTCGTCTACCTCCGCAAGGGCTACCGGGTAGAGGACTTCTGCGATCACTTCCCCGCCGTCACCGCCGAACAGGCCGGGGCGGTATTGGAGTGGACCGGCCGGCAACTTGCCGCGGCCGCCTGA
- a CDS encoding restriction endonuclease subunit S, which translates to MSLSRYESYKDSGVEWLGEVPAGWEVIPPKRIVSSKAGGTLIKGQCSPEPADDLVPAFSASGQDVWVEEADYSGEGIVLSAVGALCGKTFKADREWGVVANTHCLFCGPDADRDFFWYVTNVRNWWVIGGTAQPFVKVRETLERPWVFPPRDEQTAIAAYLDRETGKIDGLVAEQRRLIGLLAEKRRAAISRVVTRGLDPAAPRKPTGVNWLGDVPEHWQVLKLSRVATEFCDGPFGSGLKSSHYVEEGVRVIRLGNIRDGEFERESEAFIDPDYYREGLGGGHDVRGGDLVVAGLGDANHLLGRACVAPADLGPTMVKADCFRFRLDESSSDAKFVSLCLNVSASYDAGLYGTGTTRTRMNLSTVANRRIVLPPLSEQKAIADRCATIATTFGQMARDAESAVALLLERRSALISAAVTGQIDVRGLA; encoded by the coding sequence GTGAGCCTGTCGCGATACGAGAGCTATAAGGACAGCGGCGTGGAGTGGCTGGGCGAGGTGCCGGCGGGGTGGGAGGTGATCCCGCCTAAACGGATCGTCAGCAGCAAGGCGGGAGGCACCCTGATCAAGGGGCAGTGTTCACCGGAGCCCGCTGACGATCTCGTGCCGGCCTTCAGTGCTTCCGGACAAGACGTGTGGGTCGAGGAGGCCGACTACAGCGGCGAGGGAATCGTGCTGAGTGCCGTGGGGGCTCTATGCGGTAAGACCTTTAAGGCGGACCGTGAATGGGGCGTGGTCGCAAATACACACTGCCTGTTCTGCGGACCGGACGCCGATCGCGACTTCTTCTGGTACGTGACCAACGTTCGCAACTGGTGGGTGATTGGCGGAACGGCCCAACCATTCGTGAAGGTCCGCGAGACGTTGGAACGCCCATGGGTCTTCCCGCCGAGAGACGAGCAAACGGCGATCGCGGCGTACCTCGACCGGGAGACGGGGAAGATTGATGGGTTAGTGGCGGAGCAGCGGCGGTTGATCGGGCTGCTGGCCGAAAAGCGGCGGGCGGCGATCTCGCGGGTGGTCACCCGCGGCCTCGACCCCGCCGCCCCCCGCAAACCCACCGGCGTCAACTGGCTCGGCGACGTGCCGGAGCATTGGCAGGTGCTTAAGCTAAGCCGCGTCGCAACAGAGTTCTGTGATGGCCCCTTCGGCTCCGGCCTGAAGTCCTCGCATTACGTCGAGGAAGGCGTGCGAGTAATACGACTCGGGAACATTCGCGACGGCGAGTTCGAACGGGAAAGTGAGGCGTTCATAGACCCAGACTACTATCGCGAAGGTCTCGGGGGCGGCCACGACGTGCGGGGCGGGGACCTTGTTGTTGCAGGTCTTGGAGACGCCAACCATCTGCTCGGGCGAGCTTGCGTCGCTCCGGCTGATCTCGGGCCTACGATGGTAAAGGCCGACTGCTTCCGTTTTCGCTTGGATGAGAGTTCGTCGGATGCCAAGTTCGTCTCCCTATGCCTCAATGTGTCCGCGAGTTACGACGCGGGACTATACGGAACGGGCACAACCCGGACTCGGATGAATCTATCCACCGTTGCCAATCGTCGAATCGTTCTGCCGCCGCTGTCGGAGCAGAAGGCTATAGCCGATCGCTGTGCGACAATCGCTACGACATTCGGCCAGATGGCCCGCGATGCCGAGTCCGCTGTCGCCCTGCTGCTCGAACGCCGCTCCGCCCTGATCTCCGCGGCCGTCACCGGCCAGATCGACGTCCGCGGCCTCGCCTGA
- a CDS encoding AAA family ATPase gives MAAKLAELIAAAFPGVLAVSPEPEEVLRDLTGLCRERGWNFAPWTADGGEDGPADPLAAMKALPQSGDGETPSLLAMVHPQRYLNSPELLAAMRSALAAGKTRRTHLILIQPTGELPPELSRDFAVLDCPLPSREELEAVARGVATEEGELPDPLTPVLDAAAGLTRSEAENAFALSLVRHGRLDPDPLWELKAKQLAAGGPLSLSRGGPGFDALGGMEALKTFCRTALTNGSPRAEAKGVLLLGPGGVGKSSFAKALGAEVGRPTLTLDVGALMAGLVGATEENTRRALATVEAMAPCALFVDEVERALAGTSGGAQDSGVSSRLLGTMLSWLADRPAGVFVVCTANDTSKLPPELTRSGRFDATFFLDLPGEEQRRGIWETCRERYGVAAGESTPPDAGWTGAEIESCCRLSALLGVSLAEAATHVVPVSVSAAEPLAKLRRWASGRCLDAEAGGVFRPAGDRGDEAPRRRTSRPGKQNFSLN, from the coding sequence ATGGCCGCGAAGCTGGCGGAGCTGATCGCCGCCGCCTTCCCGGGCGTGCTGGCGGTCAGCCCCGAGCCGGAGGAGGTCCTCCGCGACCTCACTGGGCTGTGCCGGGAGCGGGGCTGGAACTTCGCCCCGTGGACCGCCGACGGCGGCGAGGACGGCCCCGCCGATCCGCTGGCCGCCATGAAGGCGCTGCCGCAATCCGGCGACGGGGAGACGCCCTCACTCCTCGCCATGGTGCACCCGCAGCGATACCTGAACAGCCCCGAGCTGCTGGCCGCGATGCGGTCAGCGTTGGCGGCGGGCAAAACCCGCCGCACGCATCTGATCCTGATCCAGCCGACCGGTGAACTGCCCCCGGAGTTGTCCCGGGACTTCGCCGTCCTGGACTGCCCGCTGCCGTCCCGGGAGGAACTGGAGGCCGTGGCGCGGGGCGTGGCGACGGAGGAGGGCGAGTTGCCCGACCCGCTCACGCCCGTCCTCGACGCCGCGGCGGGACTGACCCGCAGCGAAGCCGAGAACGCCTTCGCCCTCAGCCTCGTGCGGCACGGGCGGCTGGATCCCGATCCGCTGTGGGAGCTGAAGGCGAAGCAGCTCGCCGCGGGCGGGCCGCTGTCCCTGTCCCGCGGCGGCCCCGGCTTTGACGCCCTCGGCGGCATGGAGGCCCTGAAGACGTTCTGCCGGACCGCGCTGACGAACGGTTCGCCGCGGGCCGAGGCCAAGGGCGTGCTGCTGCTGGGCCCCGGCGGGGTCGGCAAGAGTTCCTTCGCCAAAGCCCTCGGGGCGGAGGTCGGTCGGCCCACCCTCACGCTGGACGTGGGGGCGCTGATGGCCGGACTCGTGGGAGCCACGGAGGAGAACACCCGCCGGGCGTTGGCGACGGTCGAGGCCATGGCGCCCTGCGCGCTCTTCGTCGACGAGGTGGAGCGGGCGCTGGCCGGCACCTCCGGCGGGGCCCAGGACTCGGGCGTGTCCTCCCGCCTGCTGGGCACGATGCTGAGTTGGCTGGCCGATCGGCCGGCGGGGGTGTTCGTCGTCTGCACCGCCAATGACACTTCGAAACTGCCCCCAGAATTGACCCGCAGCGGGCGGTTCGACGCCACGTTTTTCCTGGATCTGCCGGGCGAGGAGCAACGCCGCGGGATCTGGGAGACCTGCCGCGAGCGGTACGGCGTCGCCGCGGGCGAATCCACGCCCCCGGACGCCGGCTGGACCGGGGCGGAGATCGAATCCTGCTGCCGGCTGTCGGCCCTGCTGGGCGTGAGCCTGGCGGAGGCGGCGACGCACGTCGTGCCGGTGAGCGTCTCCGCAGCGGAGCCGCTGGCGAAGCTGCGGCGGTGGGCGAGCGGGCGGTGCCTCGACGCCGAGGCCGGCGGCGTGTTCCGCCCCGCCGGCGACCGCGGTGACGAGGCCCCCCGCCGGCGGACCAGCCGGCCCGGGAAGCAGAACTTCTCGCTCAACTGA
- a CDS encoding type I restriction-modification system subunit M, translating to MAESQNLSALIWSVADLLRGDYKQSEYGRVILPFTVLRRLDCVLEATKSAVLAEKEKREAAGLPAEPFLRKASGYGFYNDSPLDLPKAAGDQDNIAENLHDYTQAFSPEVRDIFECFEFAAQLDRLAKADLLYLVTDKFANVDLHPDVVPNDKMGHVFEELIRRFAELSNETAGEHFTPREVIALMVNLLFTEDDDVLARPGVVRTLYDPTAGTGGMLSTAEERLTDMNPDARLVLSGQELNAESYAICKADMLIKGQDVARIKHGNTLSDDGHPGQVFDYMLSNPPFGVEWKKVQKDVKKEHKDRGFDGRFGPGLPRVSDGSLLFLMHLISKMRPAKDGGSRLAIVLNGSPLFTGGAGSGESEIRRHILESDLLEAIVALPTDMFYNTGIATYVWVLSNRKAPERKGKVQLIDGSRLFRKMRKSLGSKRKELGPEDIAAIVRLHGDGVEASVAEVDEHGRAYDRPVSRVFRNEAFGYQQITVERPERDAAGNVVRHNGRKQKGEPKADSSLRDTETIPLDADPEEHLAAEVLPHVPDAWVDDSKTKIGYEIPFNRHFYVFRPPRALAAIDAELKIVTDRIVAMIGGLSA from the coding sequence ATGGCCGAGTCGCAGAACCTGTCCGCCCTGATCTGGTCCGTCGCGGATCTGCTCCGCGGGGACTACAAGCAGAGCGAGTACGGGCGGGTCATCCTGCCGTTCACCGTGTTGCGGCGGCTGGACTGCGTGCTGGAGGCGACCAAGTCGGCCGTGCTGGCGGAGAAGGAGAAACGCGAGGCGGCCGGGCTGCCGGCGGAGCCGTTCCTGCGGAAGGCCAGCGGGTACGGGTTCTACAACGACTCCCCGCTGGACCTGCCGAAGGCCGCCGGGGACCAGGACAACATCGCCGAGAACCTGCACGACTACACGCAGGCCTTCAGCCCGGAGGTCCGCGACATCTTCGAGTGCTTCGAGTTCGCCGCCCAACTCGACCGGCTCGCGAAGGCCGACCTGCTGTATCTGGTCACCGACAAGTTCGCCAACGTCGACCTGCACCCGGACGTCGTGCCCAACGACAAGATGGGCCACGTCTTCGAGGAGCTGATCCGCCGGTTCGCCGAACTCTCCAACGAGACCGCCGGGGAGCACTTCACCCCCCGCGAGGTCATCGCCCTGATGGTGAACCTCCTGTTCACCGAGGACGACGACGTCCTCGCCCGGCCCGGCGTCGTCCGCACCCTCTACGACCCGACGGCCGGCACCGGCGGCATGCTCTCCACCGCCGAGGAGCGGCTGACCGACATGAACCCCGACGCCCGCTTGGTGCTCAGCGGGCAGGAGCTGAACGCGGAGTCCTACGCGATCTGCAAGGCGGACATGCTGATCAAGGGGCAGGACGTCGCCCGCATCAAGCACGGCAACACGCTCTCGGACGACGGCCATCCGGGCCAAGTGTTCGACTACATGCTCTCCAACCCGCCCTTCGGCGTGGAGTGGAAGAAGGTCCAGAAGGACGTCAAGAAGGAGCACAAAGACCGCGGCTTCGACGGCCGGTTCGGCCCCGGGCTGCCGCGGGTCTCGGACGGCTCGCTGCTGTTCCTCATGCACCTGATTTCGAAGATGCGGCCGGCGAAGGACGGCGGCAGCCGGCTGGCGATCGTGCTGAACGGGTCGCCGCTGTTCACCGGCGGGGCCGGCAGCGGGGAGAGCGAGATCCGCCGCCACATCCTCGAAAGCGACCTCCTCGAAGCGATCGTCGCCCTGCCGACGGACATGTTCTACAACACCGGCATCGCCACCTACGTCTGGGTGTTGTCGAACCGAAAAGCCCCGGAGCGAAAAGGAAAAGTCCAACTGATCGACGGCTCGCGGCTGTTCCGGAAGATGCGGAAGAGCCTCGGCAGCAAGCGGAAGGAGCTGGGCCCGGAGGACATCGCCGCGATCGTCCGCCTGCACGGCGACGGGGTCGAAGCCAGCGTGGCGGAGGTCGACGAGCACGGCCGGGCGTACGACCGCCCCGTCAGCCGCGTGTTCCGCAACGAGGCGTTCGGCTACCAGCAGATCACCGTGGAGCGGCCGGAGCGGGACGCGGCCGGGAACGTCGTGCGGCACAACGGCCGCAAGCAGAAGGGCGAGCCGAAGGCGGACAGTTCGCTGCGGGACACGGAGACAATCCCGCTGGACGCCGACCCGGAGGAGCACCTCGCCGCCGAGGTCCTGCCGCACGTCCCGGACGCGTGGGTGGACGACTCGAAGACGAAGATCGGCTACGAGATCCCCTTCAACCGGCACTTCTACGTGTTCCGCCCGCCGCGGGCGCTGGCGGCGATCGACGCGGAGTTGAAGATCGTCACCGACCGCATCGTCGCGATGATCGGGGGGCTGTCGGCGTGA